AGATTTCTTTAACTTATTTTAGCGACCTGTTAAAAACACAACTACTAAAATTACAATGGTTTACAACTTTTTTACGTCCGTTTTCTTTTTGTTCTTTTCTATTACAGCAACAACACCAAAAAACGAAAATTCTTCCCGCCTGCTTGCTTCTACAGAAGTAAATTCAGCATCGGCAGCAGAATCGTTGTACAACAACATCAAATCGCATTCCGTTACAATGCCGGGCTTTGAGTGTTTCTCAAAAGCATTGAACGGTTTTAATCACCTTAAGCTTGAGGGTAAGATTAAAAAAGACCTCCTTACGGTTATCGATTTTACCAAATCATCCAACACCAAAAGGCTTTGGATCATCGATATGGCTACACAGACAGTCCTTTATAATACCCTTGTGGCCCACGGCAGGAACAGTGGTGATGAATTTGCTACCGTATTCTCTAACGGCGCCAACTCTAACTGCAGCAGCCTTGGTTTTTATGCCACTGGTGAGCTTTACATAGGCAAGCACGGCGAATCGCTTCGCCTAGATGGCCTAGAGCAGGGCATCAACAGCAATGCACGCAGCAGGTCGGTAGTAATGCATGCCGCAGATTATGTGAGCGAAAGTTTTGCCCGCCAGCATCAAAGGATCGGCAGGAGCCTGGGGTGCCCGGCACTTCCAACCGAGCTTAACAAAGAGATCATCGAGCTGATACAGGGTAAGTCGTGCCTGTTTATCTATCACCCTTCACAAAATTACACCTCGGCATCTAAGTTACTTTCGTAATTTATCATACAGCGCTTTGTCAAGGTTATAAATATCATTGCGAAACTGCAATCCATCCCTATCCATCCAGGCGGTCCAGTACAGCTGGTGGATAGGGGTGGTTTTTTTTAGGCCTACATATTGCGTGTCGCCTTGGGCCACCATTTCGTCCAGCTTTTCCCTGTTCAGGTCTTTGTCGTCGTGCAGAACATATTCGGCAAGCCTGAAAGGGTCTTCCACGCGCACACAGCCCGAACTTAGTGCCCGGTAGTTCTTTTTGAAATATTCCCTGTGGTTGGTGTCATGCAGGTACACATAGTAGCCGTTCCTGAAATTGAATTTTATCCTCCCAAGCGAATTATAGCTGCCCGGGCTTTGCACATACACATAATGATCCGGTTTCAGGGAATCCCATTCAGCTACACGGACTTCCTTTTTACCCCTGAAGATCTTTATATTGAGGTGCGAAAAATGGGCTGTATCCTTTATTGCAGCGGGTGCAAGGTCTTTTGTCAGATAGGTTGGCGGGATTGTCCATGTAGGGTTGATCACCAGCTGGTTGATGGATGAATACAGCACGGGCGACCTCCTGTCCGGCTTGCCGACGATAACTTTATAAGTATCTAACGTGTCTTTATTGTTCTCGACTATTGTAAGCCGGTAATCCGGTATGTTTACTATAATGGCTTGCTTACCAAAATCATACGGGAACCACCGCCAACGTTCGAGGTTGACGACTATCTGCGTTTTTCTTTCGTCTCGCGTAAAATTGAGTGCTTCCGCTGTACGGCTGTCAACAATTCCGGTGGCATATATCCCGTGCCTTTGCTGGAATTTCTTCACGGCTTTGGCTGTTGCGTGGTCATACAGGCTGTCTTTGGCCTTTTCGTCAGGCAGGTCGCCCCAGTAGTCAAGCCGCTGCTTTATTGCGGCAACCACAGCACCGGAGTCATTCAGCTTTAAAGGCTTCTTAAATTCAATTTTGTCGATAGCCGAATCGTCCGGCAGCCCGTCAAGATACTTCAGGCTTTTTCTCAGCCCTGCATAAATAGGGTGTTTGGGCCGGCAACGGCCAAGTACTTCGCCAACATCATGGCTTTCCAATCCTTCGGCAAGAAGCTTATTCGTATTCAGTGTTTTTGGTGCCAGGGCCCAATCGCGGTACATGCCGCGCGGTTTCAGCTTTCCTTTAAACAAATGCGTCGCCAGCTTTGTGAATGATTCCGTCAGCAATATGTCATACTGAACACATTCTTCTTTGGTAATGGACGTAAGCGCTTCAAATTTTTCCAGCGAATCCTGGTTGTAGTCTTTTGGGTCCAGCCCGTCAGATTCGGCATCTTTAATAGTAGCCAACAGCGCTTTGCGGCAAGCGCTATTGGTCCAGGCGGTTTTAGAGCCATTAGCGCCATAAAATTCCTTTACCGAAGCTGTGCAATCTTCAGGCAGGCCGCTGGCAACAGGAAGTGGTGTGTCTTTTAAGTAAGCTGTATTTACAGGCTTTTTGTTCGCTTCACCAGCCTTTTTACAGGAAGGGAAGAGAAACAGAAGTGACAGTAAAATAATGACAGCTTTGGGCATTTTGCTTTTATTTTCACTATTAAAGGTAGCAATAAATTGCTGTACTAAAATGATTTATGGTGCGATAATTTGTTAACAAATGTATTAGCCGGTGTTAGATTTGAAACAGTTAGCCATTTTCCCGGCAATGGTTCAAAGGTAAAGCAGGAGAGAAGCAGAAGCTTTGGCAGATGAAAAGTTGTCGGAATTAAATGAAAATTCGTTGTGCAGTGATATTTCTCATTGGCAATGCTTTAGCCAATGGCTATGGTATAAATTTAATCGGAGATGCAGTCGTGGACTAAAATTTTTTAAAAAAAGCTTGCATCTAAGAAAAGATATTACTTATATTTGCACCCACAAAAGCGGAAGTAGCTCAGTTGGTAGAGCTCCAGCCTTCCAAGCTGGTTGTCGCGAGTTCGAGCCTCGTCTTCCGCTCTGCAAAAAGCCCAAATAGCAATGTTTGGGCTTTTTTTTAATATATCTGAAGGAAAAAATGTCATATTGAGCGCAGTCGAGATGTGGTATTTTCATAAATTTGATTATAGACTGCTCGAAGTGACAACGATATCTTATCGAATTCACATCACTCCAATATCCTCCTCAATATCTTCGCAATATTCTTTGCGTCATCAACCCCGCGGTGGTGTGTGCCTTCCAGTGGGATTTCAAGCAGTGCCATAGCCCCCGCCATTCCCTGTTCGTGTCCAAGCTTGTGCTTTAGTGCGAATAAAGTTTTTACATTAATATGCGAAGGCCCGAAGGGATAGCCGATGTTCAATGCGCTGCATTGCCTCTGGAACTGCTTTTGGTCATACGCGCCAAAGCTGGCCCAGGCGCGGCTCTGCGACAGGTACTCATTTTTCAGGATTGTGCAGGCTTCTTTAAAAGGTATTCCTTGTTCGTTCACCATTTCGGGTGTGATGGTAGTCAGCTCTGTACAGAACGCACTGACATCAGATCGCTCCGGTGTTACGATAATGCCACGGTTATCGCTTATCTCGCCGGTGTGCACATCCAGCAGGCAGACACCTATTTCTATTATATCATTTTCCATCCCGGGAGGGTTCGGCCCGTCCCAGCAGGTAGCCTCAATATCGACCACCAATATTTTATCTAATTTTTTTGCCATTTTTTAGAGTTACAATCAGGATTATTATTCCTTTGGGGAGGGCCGGGGAGAGGACTTACCTCAACCACGACAGATCACTTCCTGCCTCCAGTTCCTCAGGTTCCTTCCCCTGCCTGAACAATCGGGCAGACAAGTCGCCCTTCAGCAGCACAGTATTTCCTTTTACATCCAGCCAGCTCCCTTCACGAAGCCCAAGTACCGGCTGGGTGTTGAACACGTGAAATTCCTTTATCCGCGTCTCCCGTGTTTCACCCATATGGGTCGATCCCGGCTGCGGGTCCATGTAATGCGGATTCAGGTTGAACGGCACCAATCCCAGTGTCTTAAAGCTTGGCGGGTAAATTATCGGCATATCGTTTGTCGTCTGCATGGTCAGCCCACAGATGTTGCTCCCCGCACTGCTGCCAAGGTAAGGCGTGCCAGCTTTCACGGCATTTTCTATAGCGGCCATCACGCCGGTTTTATACAATTGTGATACCAGCAGGAACGTGTTCCCGCCGCCGGTAAACAGCGCTTCGGCATCGGCTACAGCCTCCGCAGGGTCTTCAAATTCATGTACGCCTTTTACGCTTATCCCCAGGCCATCAAAAAAACCGGCAACCCTTTTAGTATAATCATCATGGCTTATTCCGCCAGGACGGGCGTATGGAATAAACAGCAGCGAGCTACAACCTTTGAAATGTTCCTTTAGCGCCGGGGCCAGGTATTCAAGGTAATTTCCGCCGTGAAGTGTAGAGGTGCTTGCAATAATTAGTTTTTTCATCCGTTAAATAGTCTTAGAAGAGGTAAAGTTACAAAGATTTTAATGTGGCAGGAGGTGTAATTGTAACAGCTTTACCTTAAGCGTAACCGGCTTATCATCAATCACCTATTACTATTATTTTGAAAAACTTCCTGTTTTACGTTTTCCTGCTGCTGTTTTCGCTTGCGGCCAATGCCCAGGATCGCAAACCCCTCAAGGGTAAAGTCATTGCCGAAACAGACGGACTTGAGGGCATTTATGTCATTAACAAAACCGCCGGGCTATCTGCGGCTACTACCCGGGGCGGCTATTTTACCATAAATGCACAGCCGAAAGATACCCTCTTGTTTTCTGCAATTCAATTTGAGGCAAAAGATGTTATAATTTCTGAAAAAGACTTCGGCGAAACCCTCCTTTTCGTACCTTTAGCTATACATACGCACAATCTTGATGAATTGGTCATTGTAGATTACAGGCACATCAATGCCGAATCGCTCGGGCTGGTGCCTAAAGGGCAGAAACAATACACGCCTGCCGAAAAAAAGCTGGCCACGGCATCAAAATGGAGGATGAACCCATTGGGCCTTGATCCGCTCATCAATATGTTCTCGGGGCGCACGGCCACGCTTCAAAAAGCTGCGGAAGCCGAAAAGAAAGAGCTGCTGATGGAAAAAATAGGCTATATTTATAGCGAAGAGGATATCGTCAGGCAGTTTAAGATACCGGAAGAATATGTAAGGGGCTTTGTCTTTTATTGTGTGGAGAATAAATATTTTGCAAAAGCGATAAATGCAAAGGACGATAACATGGCAAAATTCCTGCTGGCGGGCCTGGCGGTTAAATACCTTAAGCTGATCGATGAGAAATAGCCTGTTTATACTATTGTTTTGTGTGCCGATGCTTGTGTTGTCGCAGGAACGTAAAGCGCTCAACGGGCGTATAATGGTTGACGATGCCGGCATAGGCGATGTCTTTATAATCAACAAGGCTACCGGCATCGAAAAAAAGTCGGATGCTATGGGTAATTTTACTATAGAAGCCAAACCGGGCGATATGATAACAGCCTATAGCCCGAAAACGGTGGTAAGGGATTTTGCGATCAGTGAGCAGTCTTTTAAGGAGAACCCTTATGTCATTAGCGTGAACATGCAGGCGTATGAGCTGGAGGAGGTGGTGGTAGACAAAAGCATAAACTCTGTGTCACTGGGCATTGTACCCAAAGGCCAGAAACAATACACCCCTGCTGAGAAGAAGCTGTATACTGCAACCAGTGGCTTTGGGATAGATATTTTGCTGAATGCCTTGAGTGGCCGCACCCAAATGCTGAAGCGTGCCGTGGAGACTGAGAAAAAGGAAATGCTGATGGAGAAGATCGGGAATGTGAGCACGGAGGAAGAAATTATGACCGAATACAAGATACCGGAAGAATATGTCAGCGGCTTTGTGTATTACCTCGTGGAAGATAAGGAGTTCGCGAATGCCGTAAATACTAAGAACTATACCATGGCCCGTTTTTTAATGACCGGGCTGTCCATAAAATACCTAAAGCTCATTAACAATGAAAAGTAAGCTGATCTACCTGTTGCTCCTTGTTTGTACCGTCGCTTTCCCACAGGGGCGAAAATCATTGCGCGGAACCGTAAAGTCGGGTGGAGTGAACCTGGCCGGAGTATTTGTTATCAACAACAAGACAGGTGATGAAACCAAAACCGACAGCCAGGGAAATTTTATCATAGCAGCCAAAGCAGGCGATAAGGTGGCAGTGTACAGCGACAAGACCGAGACAAGGGAATTTGTGATCACCGACGATAGTTTCAGGAATATGCCCTATGTGGTGAGCGTGGAATATAAGGCGACCGAGCTGAATGAGGTAGTTATTGATGAAACCAACAAAGATGACCCCTATGCACTTGGGCAAAAAGGGCGCCTCGCTGCCAATACCCCGGCGGAACGCAAAGCTGTAGCGGGTGCAAGGATAGGCCCGAAATTCAACGATGCCACGGTCCAGGGGGCAGCTATCAATGGCGATGGCATCATCAATCTTTTTACAGGTAAGAGAAAAGCGCTCAAGCGGGCTGTCGAGATGGAGCGCAGGGAAAGGCTGATCGCGAAATTCAGAACGATCTACAGCGATGAGACACTTATTGTTGAGTTTGGTATCCCAAAAGATAATGTGGACGGTTTTATTTACTATTGCATTGAAGACAAAAAAATGGCAACGGCCATTAACGACAATAAAACCGACGTTGTAGAATCCCTTATGCCCGACCTTGTGCTGAAGTATGTTGAAATGACAAAGAATGGCAAATAGGCTGCTATACCTGTTTTTCCTTTTTACGGCCATTGCATTCGCACAGGACCGGCAGTTGCTGAAAGGTAAAGTCACTATCGGCGATGCGGTGGTCAGCGGTATTTTTGTCATCAATAATAAAACCGGTGAGGAAACCAAAACCGACAGCCAGGGCAGCTTCAGCATTATGGCAAAAACAGGCGATGCCCTTGCGGTTTACAGCGATAAGACCGAGATAAGGGAATTTGCTGTCAATGCTAATACTTTTAAGGAATCGCCCTATATCGTGAGCGTCAACTACAAAGCTTACGAGCTTAAGGAAGTCGAGATCGATAAATACAAAAATATAAATTCCGAAAAATTAGGCATTGTCCCGAAAGGGCAGAAGCAATATACCGTAGCCGAGCGAAGGCTCAAAACGGCAGGAGAATTCAGGCCGATCATGCTTCTCGGTATTATTGCGGGCGGTATGCCAATAGATCCTATTATCAACGCCATCAGCGGCCGTACCAAAATGCTTAAAGGCGCATTAGCTACCGAAAGGAAGGAAATGCTGATGGAAAAGATCAACAACATTTATGATGAGCAAGCTATTAGGAATGAACTGCATATTCCACAGGAATATGTGGACGGATTTGTTTTTTATGCTGTAGAAGATAAAGACTTTGCTGCCGCAATTAAGGCAAATAACAATGACCAGGCTAAATTCCTCCTGGCCGGGCTGGCCCAAAAATACCTTAAACTTATAAATGCTGAATAGGCTTGCCGCAATACTGGTCATTTTGTTTCCCTTTGCTGTTGAAGCACAGGAGAAACAGCTTCGGGGCGTTATTATAGCCGATGAGATAAAGGTTGAGAATGTTACCGTAAGAAACACTACTACAAACACCAGTACGGTAGCCGATGGCAATGGAAATTTTACTATAGATGCTAAACCAGACGATGTACTGTCTTTTGAAAGTGTAATTTTCAAGTCGTTAATAGTTGTACTCAAGCCTTCGGATTTTGGGGAAGAAGCATTGGTCATAAGGCTGGAGCCTGCCGCAACCCTTCTCAAAGAGGTTGTAATAACAGGCCTTACGGGCAACCTCGCGGCCGACAGTAAAAAGATAAAGACCATGCAGATAACCTCATTGTTTGATGCGGCAGAGATAAATAAGGATGTGCTTACGCAAACAAGCATCGGCGGCGCTAACTGGATCGCGGGTATCAGCATGCTGTTTAAAAAACCTAAGAAGCCAAAACGCGCTATGGAATATGTGCCGGACATAAAATCGCAGCGTCGCTTTTCAGAGATTGTCAGGGAGTCGTATCCTGAAGAATTCTTTACTGATACACTGAAAATACGCGTAAGCCTCATCGGGGCATTCCTTGTTTTTTGCGATGACAAAGCCGACTTGGCCCTGCTGCAAGGAAAGCGGGAACTTGAACTAATTGAATTCCTCAAAACTCAAAGTGAAGAGTTCCTTAAGCGAAACCCGGATGCAAGAAGGGATTGAAGTTTTAGCTGCTTTTTACAGGTTTAAAGTTTTGTCTGGAGGCATAGTTTCCTAAGAGTATTGCCTGCAATACTTGGGCCTTCGCGTGAAATAATTCGTGAATCGCGAAAAAAAATTTATATAATTCACGGCTTTCATCGATATTCCATGCCGAATATCTTAAAAAGCCGCAATAAAATCCTTAAGTTTCTTACTTTTGGAAAATGAAAGGACTTCCAAAATACCTTTTACTGGTTTTACTAGCCGTTACACTGAGCGCAGCTGCCGCACATAAATATTATGTCGCGGTATTCCTCATTGAATATTCCCCGAAAAAGAAAGAGCTGCAAATGACATCGCGCATATTTATCGACGACCTTGAAGCCGCCTTCATAAAAAAATACAATAAGAAATTTTATATGGGCGAAAAGCGCGAGCTTTTCGAAACAGAGGAATACCTCCGTAAATATTTTGCCGAAAACATACATATAAAGGTGGATGGCAAATCGAAAGCTATAAAATACCTTGCGAAAGAAATTGAGAACGATATCCTGATTTGCTATTTTACCATCCCTGCCGATCTGAAAATAAAATCGGTTGAGGTAAGCAATACCACGCTTCTGGATATGTATCCCGAACAGCAAAATATAATAAATACTAAAATAAACAGTAACAAAAAAAGCCTGTTGCTGACTAATGACGCACCTTCAGGCCTGCTGGAGTTTTAAATTATCATTTATGAAAAAAACAATCTGCTTATTATCCATTGCCGCAACAGTTACCTTGTCTGCACAGGAAAAACCGGCGCAAAAGCGCGAAGGCGGCCACACCGATAACAATAAAATGAGCCAGATGTACGACCTGCTGGCCACGCCAAATATGTTCCGTACGGCATCGGGCGCACCGGGCCCTGCCTACTACCAGCAGCAGGCGGATTATAAGATGGACATCGAGCTAGACGATAAAAATACA
Above is a genomic segment from Flavobacterium album containing:
- a CDS encoding L,D-transpeptidase family protein, whose amino-acid sequence is MPKAVIILLSLLFLFPSCKKAGEANKKPVNTAYLKDTPLPVASGLPEDCTASVKEFYGANGSKTAWTNSACRKALLATIKDAESDGLDPKDYNQDSLEKFEALTSITKEECVQYDILLTESFTKLATHLFKGKLKPRGMYRDWALAPKTLNTNKLLAEGLESHDVGEVLGRCRPKHPIYAGLRKSLKYLDGLPDDSAIDKIEFKKPLKLNDSGAVVAAIKQRLDYWGDLPDEKAKDSLYDHATAKAVKKFQQRHGIYATGIVDSRTAEALNFTRDERKTQIVVNLERWRWFPYDFGKQAIIVNIPDYRLTIVENNKDTLDTYKVIVGKPDRRSPVLYSSINQLVINPTWTIPPTYLTKDLAPAAIKDTAHFSHLNIKIFRGKKEVRVAEWDSLKPDHYVYVQSPGSYNSLGRIKFNFRNGYYVYLHDTNHREYFKKNYRALSSGCVRVEDPFRLAEYVLHDDKDLNREKLDEMVAQGDTQYVGLKKTTPIHQLYWTAWMDRDGLQFRNDIYNLDKALYDKLRK
- a CDS encoding 3'-5' exonuclease, with translation MAKKLDKILVVDIEATCWDGPNPPGMENDIIEIGVCLLDVHTGEISDNRGIIVTPERSDVSAFCTELTTITPEMVNEQGIPFKEACTILKNEYLSQSRAWASFGAYDQKQFQRQCSALNIGYPFGPSHINVKTLFALKHKLGHEQGMAGAMALLEIPLEGTHHRGVDDAKNIAKILRRILE
- a CDS encoding DUF6702 family protein — protein: MKGLPKYLLLVLLAVTLSAAAAHKYYVAVFLIEYSPKKKELQMTSRIFIDDLEAAFIKKYNKKFYMGEKRELFETEEYLRKYFAENIHIKVDGKSKAIKYLAKEIENDILICYFTIPADLKIKSVEVSNTTLLDMYPEQQNIINTKINSNKKSLLLTNDAPSGLLEF
- a CDS encoding murein L,D-transpeptidase catalytic domain family protein, with the translated sequence MVYNFFTSVFFLFFSITATTPKNENSSRLLASTEVNSASAAESLYNNIKSHSVTMPGFECFSKALNGFNHLKLEGKIKKDLLTVIDFTKSSNTKRLWIIDMATQTVLYNTLVAHGRNSGDEFATVFSNGANSNCSSLGFYATGELYIGKHGESLRLDGLEQGINSNARSRSVVMHAADYVSESFARQHQRIGRSLGCPALPTELNKEIIELIQGKSCLFIYHPSQNYTSASKLLS
- the pepE gene encoding dipeptidase PepE codes for the protein MKKLIIASTSTLHGGNYLEYLAPALKEHFKGCSSLLFIPYARPGGISHDDYTKRVAGFFDGLGISVKGVHEFEDPAEAVADAEALFTGGGNTFLLVSQLYKTGVMAAIENAVKAGTPYLGSSAGSNICGLTMQTTNDMPIIYPPSFKTLGLVPFNLNPHYMDPQPGSTHMGETRETRIKEFHVFNTQPVLGLREGSWLDVKGNTVLLKGDLSARLFRQGKEPEELEAGSDLSWLR